In Vibrio hippocampi, the following are encoded in one genomic region:
- a CDS encoding ATP-binding protein: protein MRLSIFHKIYLSLLLSSLLLLLGMGWLINTSFKEGLQNYINDDEAAKVAIIANKIVAYYSDSYQWTRLQQSPHLLSSFIQQVGEIPAPKQRPFGLPKRQPNRHQPPPPTNPSSLDDEAPPPLPREATAKVEPSFFVPLGMRLSLVDTEGRLILGDAKQKQNLKPEQIIRKIEINKDGKLVGWFHLVQQTQVSGKLARSFLYSQSQHILTITIAALLLSLLSAFLLVRYLLQPLQALHKGTEAVEHGDLDYVVKRNSNDEIGEIIASFNQLTATLKQQKQMREQWLSDISHELRTPIAVLQGELEAMQDGIRPMNQKAIDSLHSQVRNLTSLVNDLHTLSLSDANVELFRERHNVSLAELLEPCCDRYRLRLAEKSIRLLTEFEHLQQVTLQLDSKRIQQVFNNLLENSYRYTDSGGLVRVSIHNLANHVSLVVEDSSPGVPSDSLPRLFDRLYRVDKSRSRINGGSGLGLSICQSIVLAHGGHISASHSDIGGVKITVTLPK from the coding sequence ATGCGTTTGTCTATATTTCACAAGATCTATCTCTCTTTGCTACTGTCGAGCTTACTGCTACTGCTCGGAATGGGTTGGCTAATCAACACCAGTTTCAAAGAAGGGCTACAAAACTACATCAACGATGATGAAGCTGCCAAAGTGGCGATCATTGCCAACAAAATCGTCGCCTATTATTCCGACAGTTATCAGTGGACTCGACTGCAACAGTCACCGCATCTTTTGTCGAGTTTTATTCAGCAAGTCGGAGAGATCCCTGCCCCAAAGCAAAGACCATTTGGTTTGCCAAAACGTCAACCCAATCGACATCAGCCACCGCCGCCTACAAACCCAAGTTCATTAGATGATGAGGCGCCACCACCGTTACCTCGTGAAGCCACTGCCAAGGTAGAACCCAGTTTTTTCGTGCCGCTGGGCATGCGTTTATCACTGGTTGATACCGAGGGCAGATTGATTCTGGGTGACGCTAAACAGAAGCAGAACCTAAAGCCAGAGCAAATAATCCGTAAGATCGAGATCAATAAAGACGGTAAGCTCGTCGGTTGGTTTCATTTGGTGCAACAGACACAAGTCTCAGGAAAGTTAGCAAGAAGTTTTCTTTATTCGCAATCTCAACATATCTTAACCATCACGATAGCGGCGTTATTGCTGAGTCTGCTCTCGGCTTTCTTACTGGTTCGCTACTTACTTCAGCCTTTACAGGCTTTACACAAAGGAACAGAAGCCGTCGAACACGGTGATCTCGACTATGTTGTTAAACGCAACAGTAACGACGAAATCGGTGAAATTATTGCGTCATTCAACCAGCTAACGGCGACACTTAAGCAGCAGAAACAGATGCGAGAGCAGTGGCTATCGGATATTTCTCATGAATTGCGTACTCCCATCGCGGTGTTACAGGGAGAACTCGAAGCGATGCAAGATGGTATTCGCCCCATGAATCAAAAAGCCATTGACTCACTGCACAGCCAAGTACGCAACTTAACCAGTTTAGTGAACGACCTGCATACGCTTTCTCTCTCTGATGCCAACGTAGAGTTATTTAGAGAGCGTCACAACGTTTCACTCGCAGAACTATTGGAGCCGTGCTGCGATCGCTATCGCTTACGCTTGGCGGAAAAGTCAATCAGACTGCTGACCGAGTTTGAGCATTTGCAGCAGGTGACACTGCAGCTTGATAGCAAACGAATCCAGCAAGTCTTTAACAACTTACTTGAAAACAGTTACCGCTATACCGATAGTGGCGGACTGGTTAGAGTGTCCATTCACAATCTTGCTAATCATGTTTCATTGGTGGTGGAAGACAGTTCGCCCGGCGTACCATCGGATTCATTACCGAGATTGTTTGACCGCCTCTATCGAGTGGATAAATCACGCAGTCGGATAAATGGTGGCTCAGGGCTAGGTTTATCGATCTGCCAAAGTATTGTGTTGGCTCACGGTGGGCACATTTCCGCCAGTCATTCTGACATTGGCGGCGTAAAAATTACCGTGACCTTACCAAAATAA
- the tal gene encoding transaldolase, whose protein sequence is MSNKLEQLRKMTSVVADTGDIQAISKYQPEDATTNPSLILKAAQIEEYAPLIDQAVDYAKSQSADKAQQLQDACDMLAVNIGKEILNIIPGRISTEVDARLSYDTQASIVQARKLIKMYNDAGITNDRILIKLASTWEGIRAAEVLEKEGINCNLTLLFSFAQARACAEAGVFLISPFVGRIMDWYKAKEGRDFEASEDPGVHSVTKIYNYYKQHGYSTVVMGASFRNTGEILELAGCDRLTISPGLLEELEQAQGEVVEKLVATSGQQAKPAAMTHSEFLWEHNQDAMAVEKLAEGIRNFAVDQGKLEQMIAQKL, encoded by the coding sequence ATGAGCAACAAACTAGAACAGCTTCGTAAAATGACTTCTGTTGTGGCTGATACCGGTGATATTCAAGCCATCAGCAAGTACCAACCGGAAGACGCAACTACCAACCCTTCTCTGATCTTAAAAGCGGCGCAAATCGAAGAGTATGCACCACTGATCGATCAAGCGGTTGACTACGCAAAATCACAGAGCGCAGACAAAGCACAGCAACTGCAAGACGCTTGCGATATGCTTGCTGTCAACATTGGTAAAGAGATCCTAAACATCATTCCAGGTCGCATCTCGACCGAGGTTGATGCGCGTCTTTCGTACGATACGCAAGCGAGTATTGTACAGGCTCGTAAGCTCATTAAGATGTATAACGATGCCGGCATTACTAATGACCGAATCCTAATCAAATTGGCGTCTACGTGGGAAGGGATCCGCGCTGCTGAGGTGCTTGAGAAAGAAGGCATCAACTGTAACCTGACCCTGCTGTTTTCTTTCGCACAAGCACGCGCTTGCGCCGAAGCTGGTGTCTTCCTAATCTCACCGTTTGTTGGTCGTATTATGGACTGGTATAAAGCGAAAGAAGGTCGCGACTTTGAGGCTTCAGAAGACCCAGGTGTTCACTCAGTGACTAAGATTTACAACTACTACAAACAACACGGTTACAGCACCGTTGTTATGGGCGCAAGTTTCCGTAACACCGGAGAAATCCTTGAACTCGCTGGCTGTGATCGCCTCACGATTAGCCCTGGACTGCTTGAAGAGCTTGAACAAGCTCAAGGTGAAGTGGTTGAAAAACTGGTTGCAACATCAGGTCAGCAAGCGAAACCCGCAGCGATGACTCACTCAGAGTTCCTATGGGAGCACAACCAAGATGCGATGGCCGTTGAAAAACTGGCTGAAGGCATCCGAAACTTTGCCGTAGACCAAGGCAAACTAGAGCAGATGATCGCACAAAAACTGTAA
- a CDS encoding aspartate/glutamate racemase family protein — protein sequence MKTVGLLGGMSWESTANYYKAINEGVNKAMGGLHSAKIVMHSVDFAEIAELQHEDKWQETADILSQAAQGLEKAGADSLLICTNTMHKVADEIAEKVSIPLLHIADATAEVLQQQGVTKVGLLGTRFTMEHDFYKQRLIDKFGIDVVVPNGVQRQLVHDIIYNELVKGNVLPSSRQDYLEVICDLCENGAQAVILGCTEIAMLINQQHTAVPLYDTTQIHSDAAVKFALSDV from the coding sequence ATGAAAACAGTTGGCTTGCTCGGTGGTATGAGTTGGGAATCGACCGCAAATTACTATAAAGCGATCAATGAAGGAGTAAACAAGGCTATGGGCGGTTTGCACAGTGCGAAAATCGTGATGCACAGTGTCGATTTTGCAGAGATTGCAGAGTTGCAACATGAGGATAAGTGGCAGGAGACCGCAGATATTTTATCCCAAGCCGCGCAAGGATTAGAAAAAGCCGGTGCAGACAGTCTGCTTATATGTACCAACACCATGCATAAAGTTGCTGATGAGATTGCTGAGAAGGTATCAATTCCATTGCTACATATTGCTGACGCGACCGCTGAGGTACTGCAACAACAAGGCGTTACCAAGGTGGGTTTATTGGGCACTCGTTTTACCATGGAACATGATTTTTATAAGCAGCGATTAATCGATAAGTTTGGTATTGATGTTGTGGTGCCCAATGGGGTTCAACGTCAACTGGTACACGATATTATCTATAACGAACTGGTTAAAGGAAACGTGTTGCCGAGTTCACGCCAAGATTATCTTGAAGTGATTTGTGACCTGTGTGAAAACGGCGCACAAGCGGTGATTCTTGGTTGTACCGAGATAGCCATGTTGATTAACCAGCAACATACCGCTGTGCCACTGTATGACACAACGCAGATACACAGCGACGCAGCGGTTAAATTTGCTCTCTCGGATGTATGA
- a CDS encoding lactoylglutathione lyase family protein, translated as MALVPPNTNHTYPRTFSHLGISVPDLEAAVKFYTEVLGWYLIMPPTEIVEDDSAIGEMCTDVFGSGWESFKIAHLSTGDRIGVEIFQFKDQVNPDDNFEYWKTGIFHFCVQDPDVEGLAEKVVAAGGKKRMKAPRYYYPGEKPYRMIYMEDPFGNILEIYSHSYELTYSSGAYNG; from the coding sequence ATGGCACTAGTACCTCCCAATACAAATCATACTTATCCCCGTACGTTTTCACATCTTGGTATCTCGGTACCGGATTTAGAAGCCGCTGTGAAGTTCTACACTGAAGTTTTAGGTTGGTACTTAATCATGCCACCAACCGAGATTGTTGAAGATGACTCAGCCATTGGTGAGATGTGTACCGATGTCTTTGGTTCCGGCTGGGAAAGTTTCAAGATTGCTCATCTATCGACTGGCGATCGCATTGGCGTCGAGATTTTTCAGTTTAAAGACCAAGTGAATCCAGATGACAATTTTGAATATTGGAAAACGGGCATTTTCCATTTCTGTGTTCAGGATCCAGATGTTGAAGGATTAGCGGAAAAAGTGGTCGCTGCTGGCGGTAAAAAGCGCATGAAAGCCCCCCGTTACTACTATCCGGGAGAAAAACCTTATCGAATGATTTATATGGAAGACCCGTTTGGCAACATTTTGGAGATCTATTCCCACAGCTATGAGTTGACTTATTCCAGTGGTGCGTATAACGGTTAA
- a CDS encoding Lcl domain-containing protein, whose amino-acid sequence MGKNIQQATFSRSKLGLVIATFIACASATPFAYANGQYPIVDTNQTQCSGTRQVLETCPTSGEAGFGQDAQYIGHVPSYTQNSDGTVTDNVTGLIWAASIDTNGDGKVTAADKMTYQQALNYAATLTLAGHSDWRIPSIKELFSLILLDGEDPSGINGAGEYSIRPFIDHQNLDFQSGDMDAGERLIDSQYVSSNKYVSKTQMGDRTDDTVFGVNFIDGRIKGYGMSSPRGGEKTFYVLAVRGNNDYGINQFNDQGNQTIKDAATGLIWQQSDSTQGMDWPSALSYCENLELGGRSDWRLPNVKELQSIVDYSRSPDTSNSAAIDPLFTISTITNEGGKLDYPNYWSSSTHQNLRNAANASYVAFGRSMGYVRGSWGDVHGAGAQRSDPKVDNGKSYPEGHGPQGDAIRFDNYTKCVTGGDVQFVQQPAVQQRATKVYTLSEVEDEMSGPGGNGGSDKRSGKRNPFVDLDSNGDGKLSQQEVKGPLAQHFDKLDVNGDGYLTQDEIPARKK is encoded by the coding sequence ATGGGAAAAAATATTCAACAAGCGACATTTAGCCGCTCTAAACTCGGGTTGGTGATAGCCACGTTTATCGCTTGTGCATCGGCAACCCCGTTCGCTTATGCCAATGGTCAATACCCCATCGTCGACACGAATCAAACTCAATGTAGCGGAACCCGCCAAGTACTTGAGACTTGCCCTACTTCAGGGGAAGCTGGATTTGGACAAGATGCGCAATATATCGGTCATGTCCCAAGCTACACCCAAAACAGCGATGGCACCGTCACTGACAATGTGACCGGTCTTATTTGGGCTGCGTCTATCGACACCAATGGTGACGGTAAAGTCACTGCGGCTGATAAAATGACCTATCAACAGGCGCTAAACTATGCCGCAACTCTAACGCTCGCGGGTCATTCAGATTGGCGTATCCCGAGCATCAAAGAGCTATTTTCACTTATTCTGTTAGATGGTGAAGATCCGAGTGGCATTAATGGTGCGGGTGAATATTCCATTCGTCCTTTTATCGACCATCAAAACCTCGATTTTCAATCTGGTGATATGGATGCTGGCGAACGTTTAATTGATTCTCAGTATGTCAGCAGTAATAAATACGTCAGTAAAACTCAAATGGGTGACCGCACTGACGATACCGTGTTTGGTGTTAACTTTATTGATGGTCGAATCAAAGGCTATGGTATGTCCAGTCCAAGAGGCGGCGAAAAAACATTCTATGTTTTGGCCGTTCGTGGCAACAACGATTATGGTATCAACCAATTCAATGATCAGGGCAACCAAACCATAAAAGATGCGGCAACCGGTCTGATCTGGCAACAGTCCGACAGCACCCAAGGCATGGATTGGCCATCAGCACTTAGCTACTGTGAAAACCTTGAACTAGGTGGACGTAGCGATTGGCGCTTACCGAACGTAAAAGAGCTGCAGTCTATCGTCGATTATTCTCGTTCGCCTGACACCTCAAACAGCGCAGCAATCGATCCGCTATTTACTATCTCAACCATCACCAATGAAGGCGGTAAACTCGATTATCCCAATTATTGGAGTAGCTCGACTCACCAAAACCTACGCAATGCAGCCAATGCTTCTTATGTCGCGTTTGGTCGCTCTATGGGCTATGTCCGTGGAAGTTGGGGTGACGTCCATGGTGCGGGAGCTCAACGCAGCGATCCTAAAGTAGACAATGGTAAAAGTTATCCCGAAGGTCATGGTCCACAAGGCGATGCAATTCGCTTCGATAATTACACCAAGTGTGTGACTGGCGGCGATGTACAGTTTGTTCAGCAACCAGCAGTACAGCAAAGGGCGACTAAAGTTTACACGCTCAGTGAAGTTGAAGATGAAATGTCTGGTCCGGGTGGCAACGGTGGCAGCGATAAGCGTTCAGGAAAACGTAACCCATTTGTCGACCTTGATAGCAATGGCGACGGCAAGTTATCTCAGCAGGAAGTAAAAGGTCCTTTAGCCCAACACTTCGATAAGCTCGACGTAAATGGCGATGGCTATCTTACTCAAGACGAAATACCTGCAAGAAAAAAATAA
- a CDS encoding sulfurtransferase: MSYSPLVSAEWLQQQLSSSSKPIVLDASIEFQIPLEPEKITHGVIPDAMRFDYDTVFCDPESSLPHTMPSETRFHQLLNQFGIQRQSVVVVYDNSGTYASPRAWWMLKAMGIDQVYILDGGLPAWCEAGFALQDRYRQPAPTESEFQFEPSYFIGAQQVCDHIDNPASQIVDARSLARFQGTAPEPREGMRSGHIPTSVCLPFAQFLDQGKLKTVDQLQPLFASIATDRDTLMVFSCGSGITACILALGAFVCGYRQLSVYDGSWSEWGQRPDLPIER, translated from the coding sequence ATGTCTTATTCTCCGCTGGTCAGTGCTGAGTGGCTACAACAACAGCTCAGTTCCTCATCAAAACCCATCGTGCTTGACGCCAGCATCGAGTTTCAAATCCCTTTGGAGCCTGAAAAAATCACTCACGGTGTCATTCCAGATGCAATGCGTTTCGATTACGACACGGTATTTTGCGATCCTGAAAGTTCCCTGCCGCATACCATGCCCAGTGAAACAAGATTTCACCAACTGCTAAATCAGTTCGGTATCCAGCGCCAAAGCGTGGTTGTGGTCTATGACAACTCCGGCACCTATGCCTCTCCGCGTGCTTGGTGGATGCTAAAAGCGATGGGGATTGATCAGGTCTATATATTAGATGGTGGTTTACCCGCTTGGTGTGAAGCCGGATTCGCGCTACAAGACCGTTACCGACAACCCGCTCCCACCGAATCCGAGTTTCAATTCGAGCCAAGTTATTTTATTGGCGCTCAGCAGGTATGCGATCATATCGACAACCCAGCGAGTCAGATTGTTGATGCTCGTTCATTAGCCCGCTTTCAAGGTACTGCACCAGAGCCAAGAGAGGGGATGAGAAGTGGCCATATTCCAACTTCAGTCTGTTTGCCTTTTGCTCAATTTTTGGATCAAGGTAAGCTCAAAACCGTCGATCAACTGCAACCGTTATTTGCATCCATCGCGACAGATCGCGACACATTGATGGTGTTTAGCTGTGGTTCGGGCATCACTGCTTGTATTTTGGCTTTGGGCGCCTTTGTTTGCGGCTATCGTCAACTCTCTGTGTATGACGGTTCATGGAGTGAATGGGGACAACGCCCTGATCTACCGATAGAAAGATAA
- a CDS encoding sugar-binding transcriptional regulator, with product MTTQDTLPNDHDLLTEIAIAYYQDGATQEEISKKFSVSRAKIGRLLKQARDEGIVEISVRYHPVFSAKIEQRLVDTFGISRALIALDSATELQQREQVASLVSNYLNRTLKNGMVVTVGQGRNVSAVAHHNGVISQRDCNFVCGIGGIHPKGGRYNADHICRQFAKQFGGSSETLYAPAYAENRAQKLAFMNNSTIHQTLERARKADIALVGIGDMSENSYMVNLGWFTADEVVQSRLNQGVVGDFAGYDFFDIQGRLANTVMSDRVIGLGLEEFKRISQVIAIAAENTKPMALLGALRTGAVDVLATSVSNALTVLNLHEQMLHSQSIKLNSK from the coding sequence ATGACCACACAAGATACGCTTCCCAATGATCATGATTTATTGACAGAAATTGCCATTGCCTATTATCAAGATGGTGCCACCCAAGAGGAAATCTCTAAGAAATTTTCGGTCTCTCGAGCCAAGATAGGGCGCCTGCTTAAACAAGCACGAGACGAGGGAATCGTTGAAATCAGCGTGCGTTATCATCCGGTGTTTAGTGCAAAAATCGAGCAAAGATTGGTGGATACCTTTGGTATCAGTCGTGCATTGATAGCGTTAGATAGCGCAACCGAACTGCAACAACGAGAGCAAGTCGCGAGTTTAGTGTCGAATTATCTGAACCGCACGTTAAAGAATGGCATGGTGGTTACTGTTGGGCAGGGAAGAAACGTTTCTGCCGTTGCTCACCACAATGGGGTGATTAGCCAGCGGGACTGTAATTTTGTCTGTGGTATTGGCGGTATTCACCCAAAAGGGGGCAGGTATAACGCTGATCATATCTGTCGCCAATTCGCTAAGCAGTTTGGTGGCAGTTCAGAGACGCTTTATGCACCTGCGTATGCGGAGAACCGGGCGCAAAAATTGGCGTTTATGAATAACTCAACGATTCACCAAACCTTAGAGCGGGCGCGAAAAGCGGATATTGCGCTGGTGGGTATTGGTGATATGAGCGAGAACAGTTATATGGTCAACTTAGGCTGGTTCACTGCCGATGAAGTGGTGCAATCTCGACTTAACCAAGGAGTGGTGGGGGATTTTGCTGGCTATGACTTTTTTGATATTCAAGGTCGATTAGCCAATACCGTGATGAGTGACCGCGTGATTGGTCTCGGTTTGGAAGAGTTCAAGCGTATTTCGCAAGTGATTGCCATTGCGGCAGAAAATACCAAGCCAATGGCGTTACTTGGTGCCTTGAGAACCGGCGCTGTGGATGTGTTAGCCACCAGTGTGAGTAATGCTCTGACGGTTCTCAACCTGCACGAACAGATGCTACATAGCCAATCGATAAAACTGAACTCAAAGTAG
- a CDS encoding response regulator, with product MILIVEDEPSLASLLQEYLQHSGLDSEVIADGLLAIDSIKQLQPDLVILDLMLPNKSGLDIYRELRSFSQVPVVMATAKVDEIDRLIGLELGADDYICKPYSPREVVARVKNVLRRTQGNATSNQTEPVSPAHIEKLSLNEQQMRVRIDDQAITLTPAEFKLLLHFSHHPDVVFNRDQLIDRIYSDGRVVTDRTIDSHIKNLRKKILAVNPEYDWIKSVYGVGYRFELEQV from the coding sequence ATGATATTGATCGTTGAAGATGAGCCAAGCCTTGCATCACTGTTACAAGAATATTTGCAACACAGCGGACTTGATTCAGAAGTGATTGCTGATGGTCTTTTAGCCATTGATAGCATCAAACAACTGCAACCGGATCTTGTGATCCTTGATCTTATGCTACCGAACAAAAGCGGTCTGGATATTTACCGTGAACTGCGTTCATTTAGTCAGGTGCCCGTTGTCATGGCCACCGCCAAAGTCGATGAAATCGATCGCTTAATCGGACTGGAACTGGGAGCGGACGACTATATTTGTAAGCCTTATAGTCCAAGAGAAGTGGTGGCAAGGGTTAAAAATGTGCTGAGACGAACACAAGGCAACGCAACCTCAAATCAGACTGAACCTGTTAGCCCCGCGCATATCGAGAAATTATCACTCAACGAGCAACAAATGCGAGTGCGGATTGATGACCAAGCGATAACCTTAACTCCGGCAGAATTTAAGTTGCTGCTGCATTTTAGTCATCATCCTGATGTGGTGTTTAACCGCGATCAGTTAATTGACCGAATATACAGCGATGGTCGCGTGGTGACCGATCGCACCATCGATAGTCATATCAAGAATTTGCGTAAAAAAATCTTGGCGGTCAATCCAGAATATGACTGGATAAAGTCGGTGTATGGTGTTGGCTATCGCTTTGAGTTAGAACAAGTTTAA
- a CDS encoding LysR family transcriptional regulator, with amino-acid sequence MLNAQWLNTFKTLVEVGHFTHTAEKLFMTQPGVSQQIKKLEAAVNCALIIREGKSFELTEQGQLVYQYALEANQQQQQLLEKIKFDDPYQGEWRLSAPGAIATALYSELLTLQKLHPKLSTHMEAAPNRKIIADVLEGSIDLGIVTYQPHNSDLTCEAIGVMELALVGPKHYQSQGKLLDDLNILGVVDHPDARHYFEKVIEAGDVAIQAEFDWEQLPKATYINQFSQILHPVMQGIGMTVIPKIAITEAAANQSLQQWKTSKAISDPLYLIRRKRRALPARYQLLLETIRNQTFK; translated from the coding sequence ATGTTAAACGCTCAATGGCTCAACACCTTTAAAACCTTAGTCGAGGTGGGGCATTTTACCCACACCGCTGAAAAACTTTTTATGACCCAGCCCGGCGTCAGTCAACAGATCAAAAAACTCGAAGCGGCCGTTAATTGCGCGTTAATCATTCGCGAGGGGAAATCTTTTGAACTGACTGAGCAGGGGCAGTTGGTTTACCAGTACGCACTAGAGGCGAATCAACAACAACAGCAACTATTGGAAAAGATTAAGTTTGATGATCCTTACCAAGGAGAATGGCGACTGTCAGCGCCGGGGGCGATTGCAACCGCACTCTATTCAGAGCTATTAACGCTGCAAAAATTGCACCCCAAGTTATCCACTCATATGGAAGCGGCACCGAATCGTAAAATCATTGCCGACGTTTTAGAGGGGAGCATTGACCTCGGTATTGTTACCTATCAGCCTCATAACAGTGACTTAACTTGTGAAGCGATCGGCGTTATGGAGTTAGCGCTCGTTGGTCCTAAACACTATCAGAGTCAAGGAAAGCTACTTGATGATCTCAATATTTTGGGCGTGGTGGATCACCCTGATGCTAGGCATTATTTTGAGAAAGTCATCGAGGCGGGTGATGTGGCAATACAGGCCGAGTTTGATTGGGAGCAATTGCCCAAAGCCACTTACATCAACCAGTTTAGTCAGATCTTACACCCAGTGATGCAAGGCATCGGCATGACGGTTATTCCCAAAATTGCCATTACAGAAGCCGCGGCGAACCAAAGCCTACAACAGTGGAAGACCAGTAAAGCGATTAGTGATCCCTTGTACCTTATCCGTCGCAAGCGCCGTGCGTTACCCGCCCGCTATCAATTATTGCTCGAGACAATACGAAACCAAACATTCAAATAG
- a CDS encoding methyl-accepting chemotaxis protein, which yields MKFSHKIVSASAVLLLVTIATLGATQIFTVRSELQQNIDATINELLNSVNTTISHDLDAKRDIVTTVSGILAINPNDSAYVQSVIDQPRLKATFQAVGLGYETNGQFLNNINWTPDSSYDARQRPWYQSAKQQRSTIVTTPYVDSSSKDVVISFAAPVTEQGQFIGSTVFDVTLTKLADLVNQTNLFDAGYLFVLNNDGMIIAHPESQNNGRKIHEIYPSLDLVAGKQLIESKGQELQINLVKIDSDNWYLGSVVDTSIAFSAADKIRNQSLMFMLLGLIVSVVVLTLLVRFLMRPLVALNSAIQDVAIGNGDLTRRLDTDTDEEFSQLAKGFNLFTENLQRQMQQSKQLSSLILEGSQQTTAGAQRSNKAMVTQLQELEQLATAMNEMASTSSEVANNAQSASGVAQNADRASLEGANVVKDTTDAISDLSEQIEHAVAEVKGLEIATDNIETVLKVINDIADQTNLLALNAAIEAARAGESGRGFAVVADEVRTLAQRTQQSTTEIKTMIDQLQSGAHAVSNVMTNSQTSAKQAVDRSKSANDTLLHIRQAIAEITDMNIQIAAAAEEQSLVAEEINRNTLKIKALSEEVSTESSNTNNAINEQVEHIHQQEALLNRFKL from the coding sequence ATGAAGTTCAGTCATAAAATTGTTTCCGCCTCCGCGGTCCTACTCTTGGTTACCATTGCTACCCTCGGTGCCACCCAAATTTTTACTGTTCGCTCCGAACTCCAACAAAATATTGATGCAACGATCAATGAGCTCCTAAACAGTGTCAATACCACTATTAGCCACGATCTAGACGCAAAGCGTGACATTGTCACTACTGTTAGTGGTATTCTTGCTATTAATCCAAACGACTCTGCCTATGTACAGAGTGTCATTGACCAACCGAGGCTTAAGGCCACCTTCCAAGCGGTTGGATTAGGTTATGAAACCAATGGACAGTTTTTAAATAACATCAACTGGACTCCTGACTCGAGCTACGACGCTAGACAGCGCCCTTGGTATCAAAGTGCGAAACAGCAGCGTAGCACCATCGTCACCACCCCATACGTTGATTCTTCCAGTAAAGATGTGGTAATCAGCTTCGCGGCTCCAGTTACCGAGCAAGGTCAGTTTATTGGCAGTACCGTATTCGATGTCACCCTGACTAAGCTCGCCGACCTCGTTAACCAAACAAATCTATTTGATGCTGGTTATCTGTTCGTACTCAATAACGACGGTATGATTATTGCCCATCCGGAAAGCCAAAATAATGGTCGTAAAATCCATGAGATTTATCCATCTTTGGATTTGGTTGCAGGAAAACAGCTGATAGAAAGCAAAGGACAGGAGCTACAAATCAACTTGGTGAAAATTGATTCCGACAACTGGTACCTCGGTTCCGTTGTTGATACCTCTATCGCCTTTTCTGCCGCTGATAAGATCCGTAACCAGTCTTTGATGTTTATGTTGTTGGGACTGATTGTGAGCGTGGTCGTATTAACCTTACTCGTGCGTTTCTTGATGCGTCCATTAGTCGCTCTTAATTCCGCCATCCAAGATGTTGCGATTGGTAACGGTGATCTTACTCGTCGTTTAGATACAGATACCGATGAAGAGTTTTCGCAACTGGCAAAAGGGTTCAACCTGTTCACGGAAAACCTACAGCGTCAGATGCAGCAATCCAAGCAACTATCGAGCCTGATTCTTGAGGGGAGTCAACAAACAACGGCAGGCGCACAACGTTCTAACAAGGCGATGGTGACACAGCTCCAAGAGCTAGAACAACTGGCTACGGCCATGAACGAAATGGCCAGTACCTCTTCGGAAGTGGCAAACAATGCACAAAGTGCTTCCGGTGTAGCGCAAAACGCCGACCGTGCCAGTCTTGAAGGTGCCAATGTTGTTAAAGACACAACCGACGCTATCTCTGATTTATCGGAGCAAATCGAACACGCGGTGGCTGAAGTCAAAGGGCTCGAAATCGCAACCGACAACATTGAAACAGTCTTGAAAGTGATCAACGACATCGCAGACCAAACCAATTTGCTTGCGCTCAATGCCGCGATTGAAGCAGCACGTGCTGGTGAGTCTGGACGTGGTTTTGCAGTTGTCGCTGATGAAGTAAGAACCTTGGCACAACGAACTCAACAATCAACCACTGAAATTAAAACGATGATTGATCAGCTGCAATCTGGTGCACACGCAGTGTCAAATGTGATGACAAACAGTCAGACATCAGCTAAGCAAGCCGTTGACCGCTCGAAAAGTGCTAACGACACGCTATTGCATATCAGACAAGCGATTGCAGAGATCACTGATATGAACATTCAAATTGCAGCGGCTGCGGAAGAACAGAGCTTGGTTGCCGAGGAGATTAATCGTAATACCCTAAAAATAAAGGCGTTAAGCGAAGAAGTCTCCACAGAGTCGAGCAACACCAATAATGCTATCAACGAACAAGTCGAGCATATCCACCAACAGGAAGCGCTATTGAATCGTTTTAAGCTGTAA